In Candidatus Nanopelagicales bacterium, one DNA window encodes the following:
- a CDS encoding low specificity L-threonine aldolase, with protein MNPKRSFASDNYAGIHPEVMAAMERVNVGHQVAYGDDETTAELDARIKDFFGPKSEIYPVFNGTGANVVALQSMSPAWGAVVCAASAHVNVDEGGAPEKVAGLKLWQIPTADGKLTPELIDTQAWGFGDVHRAQPMSLIVTQSTELGTLYSVDELAAVVDRAKSHGMRVLLDGARIANAAVALGVSFRDFTTDLGIDAVSFGGTKNGAMTAESVVVLNPEIATAVPYLRKSDMQLASKMRYMSAQLLALLTDDLWARNATNANAMAKRLADAVAGIDGVQITRPQQANAVFATMPADITERLQERFGFYTWDQASGEVRWMCSWDTTEADVDAFVAAIAAEFAGS; from the coding sequence ATGAACCCAAAGCGCAGCTTCGCCAGCGACAACTACGCCGGCATCCATCCCGAGGTCATGGCCGCGATGGAAAGGGTCAATGTCGGACACCAAGTTGCGTACGGCGACGACGAGACCACGGCCGAGCTTGACGCCCGGATCAAGGATTTCTTTGGCCCAAAGTCGGAGATCTATCCGGTGTTCAATGGCACCGGCGCGAACGTCGTTGCGCTGCAGTCGATGTCGCCAGCATGGGGCGCGGTGGTGTGTGCCGCGTCCGCCCACGTCAACGTCGACGAGGGCGGTGCACCGGAGAAGGTCGCCGGCCTCAAGCTTTGGCAGATCCCGACTGCCGATGGCAAACTCACGCCCGAACTGATCGACACCCAGGCCTGGGGATTCGGAGACGTTCACCGAGCCCAGCCGATGTCGCTGATCGTGACCCAATCCACCGAACTGGGCACGCTGTATTCAGTGGACGAGCTCGCCGCCGTCGTTGATCGTGCCAAGTCCCACGGGATGCGGGTGCTGCTCGACGGCGCCCGGATCGCGAATGCGGCCGTTGCCCTCGGCGTCTCGTTCCGTGACTTCACCACCGATCTGGGCATCGACGCGGTGTCCTTCGGCGGCACCAAGAATGGGGCGATGACGGCGGAGTCGGTCGTCGTGCTGAACCCCGAAATCGCCACGGCGGTGCCCTACTTGCGCAAGTCCGACATGCAACTCGCCAGCAAGATGCGCTACATGAGCGCGCAGTTGCTGGCCCTGCTGACCGACGACCTTTGGGCAAGGAACGCGACCAACGCCAACGCGATGGCCAAGCGGTTGGCCGATGCGGTGGCAGGAATCGACGGCGTGCAGATCACCCGCCCACAGCAGGCCAACGCCGTGTTCGCGACCATGCCCGCAGATATCACCGAGCGACTCCAGGAACGCTTCGGTTTTTACACATGGGACCAGGCCAGCGGCGAGGTTCGATGGATGTGTTCGTGGGACACAACCGAAGCCGATGTGGACGCGTTCGTGGCCGCAATCGCTGCGGAGTTCGCTGGCTCCTGA